A genome region from Candidatus Manganitrophus noduliformans includes the following:
- a CDS encoding chemotaxis protein CheA — MEREPKEMSPEDITLEMVLKTFLVEAEENLSKMEELLITLETEPENDELFHTIFRMAHTLKGNASSLGFVQTAESAHVVEDLLQRLRNRTLPVHDRLISLLLQAVDYLRRIVIEETEAGTVSSAALNFFRRLPLAAVEGEEIPVDAPTQDRRKEPGRREGDRHFTNERTKTLRIDIDRLDRLLNLAGEVAIAQGRLGQLLEWKGRREDLLEAHQEANRLFIDLQEQVMKIRMVPVGPIFRPHLRTVRDVARAHGKSARLSLEGEEVEVDTTVIEHLKDPLVHMIRNALDHGIEPPDRRKALGKDPCGRLVLRAFHDAGSIVIQLEDDGAGLNRRRIIEKALSKGMIASAEGLSDEEVYRFIFEPGFSTAEAVTDLSGRGVGMDVVKRNIDALRGSISVESNEGKGTTITFRLPLTLAIIEGFAVGVGSETYILPLEAVTECVELPREESVHPNGDGVISLRGRPLPYLHLRSLFHLGGSPPRRQSVVVVNSGGKEAGLVVDLLHGEMQAVIKSLGKLFHGLPGISGSTILGDGRVALILDVPGLLREAVKRRPERIAG; from the coding sequence ATGGAACGAGAGCCGAAAGAGATGAGTCCCGAGGATATCACCCTGGAAATGGTTCTGAAGACCTTTCTGGTCGAGGCGGAGGAGAATCTCTCCAAGATGGAGGAGTTGTTGATCACGCTCGAAACGGAGCCGGAGAATGACGAACTCTTTCACACGATCTTTCGGATGGCGCACACATTGAAGGGGAATGCGTCAAGCCTCGGCTTCGTCCAGACGGCCGAGTCGGCTCACGTCGTCGAGGATCTTCTTCAGCGGTTGAGAAACCGGACGCTTCCAGTCCATGATCGGCTGATCAGTCTGCTGCTGCAAGCCGTTGATTATCTCCGGCGGATCGTCATCGAGGAAACCGAAGCCGGAACGGTCTCTTCGGCGGCCCTCAATTTTTTTCGGCGACTTCCATTGGCGGCCGTGGAAGGAGAAGAGATCCCTGTCGACGCTCCGACGCAGGATCGCCGCAAGGAGCCGGGAAGAAGGGAAGGGGATCGCCATTTTACGAATGAACGGACCAAGACCCTCCGAATCGACATCGATCGATTAGACCGGCTGTTGAATCTTGCCGGCGAGGTTGCGATTGCCCAGGGACGCCTCGGACAGTTGCTGGAATGGAAAGGGAGAAGAGAGGATCTCCTGGAAGCGCATCAGGAGGCGAACCGCCTTTTCATCGACCTGCAGGAGCAGGTGATGAAGATTCGAATGGTTCCGGTCGGCCCGATCTTTCGACCGCATCTGAGGACTGTCCGGGATGTCGCCAGAGCCCATGGGAAAAGCGCCCGCCTCAGCCTGGAAGGGGAGGAGGTGGAGGTCGACACCACCGTGATCGAGCATTTGAAAGATCCGCTGGTTCACATGATCCGGAACGCCCTCGACCATGGGATTGAGCCGCCCGACCGGAGAAAAGCGCTCGGAAAAGATCCATGCGGCCGCCTGGTCCTTCGCGCCTTCCATGACGCGGGAAGCATCGTGATCCAACTCGAAGACGACGGGGCGGGACTCAACCGGCGGCGGATCATCGAGAAGGCCCTCTCGAAAGGGATGATCGCGAGCGCGGAGGGGCTGTCGGACGAGGAGGTTTACCGGTTCATCTTCGAGCCCGGGTTCTCCACCGCGGAAGCGGTGACCGATCTCTCCGGACGGGGGGTCGGGATGGATGTCGTCAAACGAAACATTGATGCCTTGCGCGGATCGATCTCGGTCGAGAGCAACGAGGGGAAGGGGACGACGATTACCTTTCGGCTCCCGCTGACCCTGGCGATCATCGAAGGGTTCGCGGTGGGGGTCGGCTCCGAGACCTATATCCTTCCCCTCGAGGCGGTCACGGAATGTGTGGAGCTGCCGAGGGAGGAGAGCGTCCATCCGAACGGCGACGGCGTGATCTCCCTTCGCGGGAGGCCGCTTCCCTATCTGCATCTTCGGAGTCTGTTCCATCTGGGGGGAAGCCCTCCCCGCCGGCAGAGCGTGGTGGTTGTGAATTCGGGAGGGAAGGAGGCCGGTTTGGTGGTCGATCTCCTCCACGGCGAGATGCAGGCGGTGATCAAATCGTTGGGAAAACTTTTTCATGGCCTTCCGGGGATCTCCGGCTCGACGATTTTAGGAGACGGACGGGTGGCGCTGATTTTGGATGTGCCGGGATTGCTGCGTGAGGCGGTGAAACGCCGACCGGAGAGAATCGCCGGGTAA
- a CDS encoding protein-glutamate methylesterase/protein-glutamine glutaminase gives MEPKTMTMENGAGRFLNVLVVDDSAVVRQTMIALLSREKDIHVVTAADPLIAIGKMQQTRPDVILLDLEMPRMDGLTFLKKIMAEDPIPVVICSSLAEEGSEAALRAMEEGAVEIITKPKMGVKDFLSESARALTEMVRGAAHARLRPSASPLRSSGKKQNADVILPPGSRRPLTFTTDKIVAIGASTGGTEALRECLEAMPPDAPGIVIVQHMPEGFTKAFANRLNQRCGIEVKEAAHGDRVIPGRALIAPGNHHMLLTCDGAHYAVEIVDGPPVSRHRPSVDVLFRSVAKAAGPNAVGVIMTGMGDDGAAGLLEMKQAGATTVAQDEATCIVFGMPKEAIARGAVDEVLPLPLISTFLLKKLAR, from the coding sequence ATGGAGCCGAAAACCATGACGATGGAAAACGGAGCGGGGCGTTTTTTGAATGTGTTGGTGGTGGATGATTCCGCCGTCGTCCGCCAGACGATGATCGCCCTGCTCTCGCGGGAGAAGGACATCCACGTCGTCACCGCGGCCGATCCGTTGATCGCCATCGGCAAGATGCAGCAGACCCGGCCCGATGTGATCCTCCTCGACCTCGAAATGCCCCGGATGGACGGTTTAACCTTTCTCAAAAAGATCATGGCCGAAGATCCGATTCCGGTCGTGATCTGCTCCAGCCTTGCCGAAGAAGGGTCGGAAGCGGCGCTTCGGGCGATGGAAGAGGGAGCGGTCGAGATCATCACCAAGCCGAAAATGGGGGTCAAAGATTTTCTTTCCGAATCGGCCCGCGCTTTGACGGAGATGGTGCGGGGGGCGGCCCATGCGCGCCTCCGGCCTTCTGCGTCGCCCCTCCGATCGTCGGGAAAGAAACAAAACGCCGATGTCATCCTCCCGCCGGGGAGCAGGCGTCCGCTGACCTTTACAACCGACAAGATCGTCGCGATCGGCGCCTCCACCGGGGGAACCGAAGCGCTCCGGGAGTGCCTCGAAGCGATGCCCCCCGACGCCCCCGGGATCGTCATCGTCCAACATATGCCGGAGGGTTTCACCAAAGCGTTCGCCAATCGCCTCAACCAACGCTGCGGGATCGAGGTCAAGGAGGCGGCGCACGGGGATCGGGTGATCCCCGGCCGGGCTTTGATCGCGCCGGGGAACCATCATATGCTCCTCACCTGCGACGGCGCTCATTACGCCGTGGAGATCGTCGACGGCCCGCCGGTTTCCCGCCACCGTCCGAGTGTCGATGTCCTCTTCCGCTCGGTTGCCAAGGCGGCGGGGCCGAACGCGGTCGGCGTCATCATGACCGGGATGGGAGACGACGGGGCGGCGGGCCTCCTGGAGATGAAACAGGCGGGGGCGACGACTGTTGCCCAGGACGAGGCGACCTGCATCGTCTTCGGCATGCCGAAGGAGGCGATCGCCCGGGGGGCCGTCGATGAGGTTCTCCCTCTTCCTTTGATATCCACCTTCCTCCTTAAGAAGTTGGCTCGATAA
- a CDS encoding CheR family methyltransferase — translation MKEEERPARERIALRPMTDREFSLFQELIYKEAGIYLSSVKNTLLAGRLTRRLRELGLPSFEAYYRFVLQEGEAERILLLDAVTTNETHFFREPGQFEFLERRLLPEWSREGESGRRPRKIRVWSAGCSTGEEPYSLAMSLLLQFPFTSGWRIEVLATDLSTRALERARKGVWPIEKAKEIPPRYLQPFMLRGTGSQEGKIKAGPEIRSIVQFERLNLNEEVYPTSGPLDLIFCRNVLIYFDAESKRRVIDRLLRALSPTGYLFIGHAESLTGLADRVRSVLPTVYVKGGGRGNAEWSRKP, via the coding sequence ATGAAAGAGGAAGAGAGGCCGGCGCGGGAGCGGATCGCTCTTCGGCCGATGACGGATCGGGAATTTTCTCTCTTTCAGGAGCTGATTTACAAAGAGGCCGGCATTTACCTCTCTTCAGTCAAAAACACGCTGCTGGCCGGTCGATTGACCCGCCGGCTCCGGGAGCTCGGCCTCCCCTCCTTCGAGGCTTACTACCGCTTCGTCCTTCAAGAGGGGGAAGCGGAGCGAATTCTCCTTCTCGACGCCGTCACCACCAACGAGACCCATTTCTTCCGCGAGCCGGGACAATTCGAGTTTCTCGAACGGCGGCTTCTGCCGGAGTGGTCCCGCGAGGGGGAGTCGGGACGGCGGCCCCGAAAGATCCGGGTTTGGAGCGCCGGCTGCTCCACCGGGGAGGAACCCTACTCCCTCGCGATGAGTCTGCTGCTTCAATTCCCGTTCACTTCCGGGTGGCGGATCGAAGTCTTGGCGACCGATCTCTCCACCCGCGCGCTGGAGCGGGCCCGGAAGGGGGTCTGGCCGATCGAAAAGGCGAAGGAGATCCCGCCCCGCTATCTTCAACCCTTTATGTTGAGGGGGACCGGAAGCCAAGAGGGGAAAATCAAAGCCGGCCCGGAGATCCGCTCCATCGTTCAATTCGAGCGGCTCAATCTCAACGAAGAAGTCTATCCCACCTCAGGACCGCTGGACCTCATTTTTTGCCGGAACGTTCTCATCTATTTTGACGCCGAATCGAAACGCCGCGTCATCGACCGCTTGCTCCGCGCGCTCTCGCCGACGGGGTATCTCTTTATCGGTCATGCGGAGAGCCTCACCGGACTGGCCGATCGCGTCCGGAGCGTCCTCCCGACGGTCTACGTGAAGGGGGGAGGTCGGGGGAATGCCGAATGGAGCCGAAAACCATGA
- a CDS encoding chemotaxis protein CheW produces MTHQMQYLTFHLSGEEYAIDILQVKEIIEYDALTKVPMTPPWVRGVINLRGSVAAVIDLAVKFGHPESPVGKRTCIVIVEVDLGGERSVMGIMADAVSQVMAFSPEQVTPPPAFGTKIRTDYLKGMGKAGKKFVLILDADRVLSADELQVVASLQEAAGSDPRPAEEREPGR; encoded by the coding sequence ATGACCCATCAGATGCAGTACCTGACCTTCCATCTGTCCGGAGAGGAATATGCGATCGATATTCTCCAGGTGAAGGAGATTATCGAATATGACGCTCTGACGAAGGTTCCGATGACCCCTCCCTGGGTGCGGGGGGTCATCAACCTTCGGGGGAGCGTGGCGGCGGTGATCGACCTGGCGGTGAAGTTCGGACACCCGGAGAGCCCGGTCGGCAAGCGGACCTGTATCGTGATCGTCGAGGTCGATCTGGGAGGGGAGCGTTCGGTCATGGGGATCATGGCCGATGCCGTCAGCCAGGTGATGGCGTTCTCTCCCGAGCAGGTGACCCCGCCGCCGGCCTTCGGAACCAAGATCCGAACCGATTATTTGAAAGGGATGGGGAAGGCCGGGAAGAAATTCGTTTTGATTTTGGATGCCGACCGCGTTTTATCCGCCGACGAGCTGCAGGTGGTGGCGTCGCTCCAGGAAGCGGCCGGGTCCGATCCGCGTCCTGCTGAAGAGCGCGAGCCGGGACGGTGA
- a CDS encoding ABC transporter permease, with translation MAFFIFKMIWREARGSLRHFLSFLFSIALGVGSIVAVGIIAANLEEMTFHEARNLLTADLEARLRQPLSPEGEAALADLTGQGIRLVRITEMIGMAATDPSSQDAPQGYQSQLVELKAVEPGYPFYGRFAVDPPTSDPFQDPEAAWVQEGLLIRLGLQVGDRLKLGEAAFTIKGVIRREPDRAVGTFTLGPRVMLSQEGLARTKLVQTGSRINRRILFQTPEPWNADSLKTELEERWASESVRLKTYRESQPRLGRFLENFTTYLGLVGLITLMIGGIAVASNIHAFLTERIGTIAILKSLGSPAFSVLLIYLLLAAFLGAVGSLLGVGLGVAMYQSLLGLLTRFLPPGFAFEMSFLPIFRGVAMGVGTTILFSLWPLQKVWRIAPSRVFRQEVEDSFGEPGRGREAIGENSKRFFSFFSSRSFALGLLIVLGWAGLSIWQAGSWRLGSWVIGGVASAVVLLLGATWGALRLIRIFGRPRPLIFRYGIGNLTRPGRQIMTVVLSIGIGVLILLTLLQVEKNLLANLQQNIPDDAPSLFFIDLQPDQKEPFEKIMAKWDLKKPVELTPLVRSRLFDLNGQKVSEIQVEERPDGWYFTREYVLTYQQGLPKHNTIRKGEWWEGGNPNGAVARISAEAEAARHLGIGIGSKVTFDIQGVPIEGEVTSIRDVDWGSLSTNFFFIFEPGALDGAPITYVATATTTPAEDLPIQNAVIRAFPNVTVIHLREILETIAGILREITRTVRFMALFGFAVGLIVLSGAIAATRARRLHEMTLFKTLGATRPTLLAIMAVEYGLLGLLAAAVGGLLSIGLSWGIVHFFLDLPWRFDGVSLLQGVIATLLLTLLTGFLMTYRILGQKPLAILRAE, from the coding sequence ATGGCCTTTTTTATTTTCAAAATGATTTGGCGCGAAGCGCGCGGCTCCCTCCGGCATTTCCTCTCGTTTCTCTTCTCGATCGCCCTCGGCGTCGGATCGATCGTGGCGGTCGGCATCATCGCGGCCAATCTGGAAGAGATGACCTTCCATGAGGCGCGCAATCTCCTCACGGCCGATCTGGAGGCGCGGTTAAGGCAGCCGTTGTCGCCGGAGGGGGAGGCGGCGCTGGCCGATTTGACCGGCCAAGGAATTCGACTGGTCCGGATCACCGAAATGATCGGCATGGCCGCCACCGACCCCTCCTCTCAAGACGCGCCGCAAGGGTATCAGTCGCAGCTCGTGGAGTTAAAGGCGGTCGAGCCGGGCTATCCTTTCTACGGGCGGTTTGCCGTCGATCCGCCGACCTCCGACCCGTTTCAAGATCCCGAAGCGGCCTGGGTTCAGGAAGGGCTGTTGATTCGGCTTGGCCTTCAGGTGGGCGACCGGCTCAAGCTGGGGGAGGCCGCCTTCACGATCAAGGGGGTCATCCGCAGAGAGCCCGACCGGGCCGTCGGAACGTTTACCCTGGGGCCGCGCGTCATGTTGTCTCAGGAGGGATTGGCGCGGACGAAGCTGGTCCAAACCGGGAGCCGGATCAACCGGCGAATTCTCTTTCAGACCCCGGAGCCCTGGAACGCCGACTCCCTCAAAACCGAATTAGAGGAGCGGTGGGCGAGCGAATCGGTCCGGCTGAAGACCTACCGGGAGTCTCAGCCCCGTCTCGGGCGGTTTCTTGAGAATTTCACCACCTACCTCGGTCTCGTCGGCCTGATTACCTTGATGATCGGGGGGATCGCCGTGGCGAGCAACATCCATGCTTTTTTGACCGAGCGGATCGGGACGATCGCCATTCTCAAATCGCTCGGGAGTCCCGCTTTTTCCGTCCTTCTGATCTATCTTCTCCTGGCCGCTTTTCTCGGGGCCGTCGGCAGCCTCCTCGGCGTCGGCCTGGGGGTGGCGATGTATCAATCGCTCCTCGGGCTTCTCACCCGATTTCTCCCCCCCGGTTTCGCTTTCGAGATGTCTTTCCTTCCGATTTTCCGGGGCGTGGCCATGGGGGTGGGAACGACCATCCTCTTCTCCCTCTGGCCGCTTCAAAAAGTCTGGCGGATCGCGCCGTCGCGGGTCTTCCGGCAGGAGGTGGAAGATTCTTTTGGGGAGCCCGGGAGAGGGAGGGAGGCGATCGGGGAGAACTCCAAAAGGTTCTTCTCTTTTTTCTCATCCCGCTCCTTCGCGCTGGGCCTCCTCATTGTCCTCGGATGGGCCGGGCTCTCGATCTGGCAAGCGGGGTCGTGGCGATTGGGTAGCTGGGTGATCGGCGGGGTGGCGTCGGCGGTCGTCCTTCTGCTCGGGGCGACCTGGGGGGCGTTACGATTGATCCGCATCTTCGGCCGCCCCCGGCCGCTGATTTTCCGCTACGGGATCGGCAACCTCACCCGCCCCGGACGGCAGATCATGACGGTGGTCCTTTCGATCGGGATCGGCGTGTTGATTCTCCTCACGCTGTTGCAGGTGGAGAAGAATCTCCTGGCCAATCTTCAGCAGAATATTCCGGACGATGCGCCGAGTCTCTTTTTTATCGACCTTCAGCCCGACCAAAAAGAGCCGTTCGAGAAGATCATGGCGAAGTGGGATCTAAAAAAGCCGGTCGAGCTGACCCCGCTGGTCCGCTCGCGGCTTTTCGATTTAAACGGCCAAAAGGTCTCCGAGATTCAGGTCGAGGAGCGTCCCGACGGATGGTACTTCACCCGGGAGTATGTTCTGACCTACCAACAGGGTCTTCCGAAGCACAATACGATCCGCAAGGGCGAATGGTGGGAAGGGGGGAATCCCAACGGCGCGGTTGCCCGGATCTCGGCGGAGGCGGAGGCGGCGCGGCATCTCGGGATCGGGATCGGCTCGAAGGTCACCTTTGATATCCAAGGGGTTCCGATCGAGGGGGAGGTGACGAGCATCCGTGATGTCGATTGGGGAAGCCTCTCGACGAACTTCTTCTTCATCTTCGAGCCGGGGGCGCTCGACGGCGCGCCGATTACCTATGTGGCGACCGCAACGACGACCCCCGCGGAGGACCTTCCGATCCAGAACGCCGTCATTCGCGCCTTTCCGAATGTCACCGTCATCCATCTGCGGGAAATCCTGGAGACGATCGCCGGAATCCTCAGAGAGATCACCCGGACGGTCCGGTTCATGGCCCTTTTCGGCTTTGCCGTCGGGCTGATCGTCCTCTCCGGCGCGATTGCGGCGACCCGCGCCCGCCGGCTTCACGAAATGACCCTCTTCAAAACCCTCGGGGCGACCCGGCCGACGCTGCTTGCGATCATGGCGGTGGAGTACGGCCTTCTCGGCCTTCTTGCCGCCGCCGTCGGCGGCCTCCTCTCGATCGGGCTTTCCTGGGGGATCGTCCATTTCTTTCTCGATCTGCCGTGGCGGTTTGACGGCGTCTCCCTCTTGCAAGGGGTGATCGCGACCCTTCTTCTGACCCTCCTGACCGGTTTCTTGATGACCTACCGGATCTTGGGACAAAAGCCGCTGGCGATTCTCCGCGCCGAGTAA
- a CDS encoding ABC transporter ATP-binding protein encodes MIEISNLTMQLTSGGRTVTILDGIDLSVPAKQFLAVVGPSGSGKSTLLGLIAGLDRPTSGSIRIDGVSLSALSEDDLARLRREKVGMIFQSFHLIPTLTALENVQVPLELRGEGSADREAIRLLDAVGLGDRKHHYPVQLSGGEQQRVAVARAYSAKPALLLADEPTGNLDSANGARVIDLLLQLHRDQGSTLILVTHDPSLAARAERVLSLRDGKVVGDELRNEG; translated from the coding sequence ATGATTGAAATTTCCAATCTCACGATGCAACTCACCAGCGGCGGAAGGACCGTCACCATTTTAGACGGGATCGATCTTTCCGTTCCCGCCAAGCAGTTCCTTGCCGTGGTCGGCCCTTCCGGGAGCGGCAAGTCGACCCTGCTCGGGCTGATCGCCGGACTCGACCGGCCGACCTCCGGGTCGATCCGGATCGACGGCGTCTCCCTCTCCGCGTTGAGCGAAGATGATCTCGCGCGCCTCCGCCGGGAAAAGGTCGGAATGATCTTCCAGTCGTTCCATCTCATCCCGACGCTGACCGCCCTGGAGAACGTCCAGGTCCCGCTGGAGCTTCGGGGAGAGGGGTCCGCCGACCGGGAAGCGATCCGTCTTCTCGATGCGGTGGGGCTGGGCGATCGGAAACATCATTATCCGGTCCAGCTTTCGGGCGGGGAGCAGCAGCGGGTCGCCGTCGCCCGGGCTTATTCGGCGAAGCCGGCCCTTCTCCTCGCCGATGAGCCGACCGGCAATCTCGATTCCGCCAACGGCGCCCGCGTCATCGATCTCCTTCTTCAGCTTCACCGCGATCAGGGGAGCACGCTGATTTTGGTCACCCACGATCCGTCGCTGGCGGCCCGGGCCGAGCGGGTCCTCTCGCTGCGCGACGGGAAGGTCGTGGGGGATGAGTTAAGGAACGAAGGATAA
- a CDS encoding methyl-accepting chemotaxis protein, whose translation MFKDMTVKSKVILLPILATVAFVIMILVVLFMGNKNRALFDRIETGYYPALRLSQELQKSFGALHLVLEEVVTAGKIEELKTAEAIQDELIKKLESGKQNREIAASEIERMIGMFQDYYSEARQAALQGRGRGAFPDAVKAKYDDLAEKLNTVIRQNESVISAAFVQADNNERMLMVIIAIISFVCVVCLAGLSIALIISFTTPLGRAVDVANQVAQGEMTARIDVTSKDEVGQLLLALDVMISKFRQIITQVRSQADSLTSASSQVSASSQGVSKGTSEQAASVEEVTSSLEEMSASITQNADNSRQMEQMAVKGAKDAEESGKAVTETVDAMKEIAEKVSVIEEIAYQTNLLALNAAIEAARVGEHGRGFAVVATEVRKLAERSQTAAEEIGKVAGSSVKMAERAGEMLSALVPLIRKTAELVQEVAAASREQSSGVMQINKAMGQVDQVTQRNAAAAEELSSTAEEMSSQAIALQQLMAYFRFGKDEMGEQRQDLIETAPAHEREELLLQEAKDRAASLAGVKEGRRSEEGNGATPAEEHDHEFKRF comes from the coding sequence ATGTTTAAAGATATGACGGTGAAATCGAAAGTGATCCTTTTGCCCATCCTGGCGACCGTCGCTTTTGTCATCATGATTCTTGTCGTCCTCTTCATGGGGAACAAGAACAGAGCGCTGTTTGATCGAATCGAGACCGGCTACTATCCCGCATTGCGATTGAGCCAGGAGCTGCAGAAGTCGTTTGGCGCGCTTCATCTCGTCTTGGAAGAGGTCGTCACGGCCGGAAAAATCGAGGAGCTCAAAACCGCCGAAGCGATTCAAGATGAATTGATCAAGAAGCTGGAGAGCGGGAAGCAAAATCGGGAGATCGCGGCGTCCGAGATAGAACGGATGATCGGGATGTTCCAGGACTATTATTCCGAAGCGCGACAGGCCGCGCTGCAAGGGAGGGGAAGGGGCGCTTTCCCCGACGCGGTCAAGGCAAAATACGACGACCTGGCCGAGAAACTAAACACCGTCATCCGCCAGAATGAATCGGTCATCTCCGCCGCGTTCGTTCAGGCCGACAATAATGAGCGGATGTTGATGGTGATCATCGCCATCATCAGCTTCGTCTGCGTGGTCTGTCTGGCGGGACTGTCGATCGCCCTCATCATCTCTTTTACCACCCCCCTCGGCCGGGCGGTGGATGTCGCCAATCAGGTGGCCCAGGGCGAGATGACGGCCCGAATCGACGTCACCTCGAAAGACGAGGTCGGGCAGCTCCTGCTTGCCTTGGATGTCATGATTTCGAAATTCAGACAGATCATCACGCAGGTCCGGAGTCAAGCCGATTCCCTGACCTCCGCCTCGTCGCAGGTCTCCGCTTCGTCGCAGGGGGTGTCGAAGGGGACGAGCGAGCAGGCCGCGTCGGTGGAAGAGGTCACTTCCAGTCTGGAGGAGATGAGCGCCTCCATCACGCAGAACGCCGACAACTCCCGGCAGATGGAGCAGATGGCGGTCAAAGGGGCGAAGGATGCCGAGGAGAGCGGAAAGGCGGTGACGGAAACGGTCGACGCGATGAAGGAGATCGCGGAGAAGGTCTCGGTGATCGAAGAGATCGCTTATCAGACGAACCTGCTTGCCCTGAATGCGGCGATCGAGGCGGCGCGGGTCGGAGAGCATGGAAGAGGGTTCGCCGTGGTGGCGACCGAGGTCAGAAAGCTGGCGGAGCGAAGCCAGACGGCGGCGGAGGAGATCGGGAAGGTGGCCGGCTCCAGCGTCAAGATGGCGGAGCGCGCGGGAGAGATGCTCTCCGCGCTGGTTCCTTTGATCCGGAAAACGGCGGAGTTGGTCCAAGAGGTGGCGGCGGCCTCCCGGGAGCAATCGTCGGGGGTGATGCAGATCAACAAGGCGATGGGACAGGTCGACCAGGTGACCCAGCGCAATGCCGCGGCGGCGGAGGAGCTTTCGAGCACGGCGGAGGAGATGTCTTCTCAGGCGATTGCATTGCAACAGCTGATGGCCTACTTCCGGTTCGGAAAAGACGAGATGGGGGAACAACGCCAGGATCTCATCGAAACGGCTCCGGCGCATGAGAGGGAGGAGCTCCTGTTACAGGAAGCGAAGGACAGGGCCGCTTCACTCGCGGGGGTGAAGGAGGGAAGGCGAAGCGAGGAGGGAAACGGTGCGACCCCTGCGGAAGAGCACGATCATGAATTCAAGCGTTTCTAA
- a CDS encoding MHYT domain-containing protein: MLNTGMNMAMTSSYDMLLVVLSIVVAIVASYTALNLAGRVTAAQGGSRTVWLLGGATAMGIGIWSMHFIGMLAFSLPVPISYDIGITIFSMIAAIIASAIALFIVSRNEMGLTQLLLGGVLMGVGIGVMHYSGMWAVRVDATVSYDPVFFLLSVVIAVVVSVVALWLSFHLRNETGGIGLLQKGISAFVMGGAIVGLHYTAMMASNFMPTASSATASAASATGMNSSSLAWGVGIATLLVLGLALISSMMSQRMSVGPVGIPKEARPAR, translated from the coding sequence ATGTTAAACACAGGGATGAATATGGCCATGACGAGCAGCTACGACATGCTGCTGGTCGTTCTTTCAATTGTCGTTGCCATCGTGGCATCGTACACGGCGTTGAACCTCGCCGGGCGGGTCACGGCGGCGCAGGGAGGGTCGCGCACCGTATGGTTGCTGGGAGGGGCCACTGCGATGGGAATCGGCATCTGGTCGATGCATTTCATCGGCATGCTTGCCTTCAGCCTTCCGGTTCCGATTTCGTATGACATCGGAATTACGATCTTTTCGATGATCGCGGCGATCATCGCCTCGGCGATCGCCCTCTTTATCGTCAGCCGCAATGAGATGGGGCTTACCCAGTTGCTGCTCGGCGGGGTTTTGATGGGGGTCGGAATCGGGGTCATGCACTACTCCGGGATGTGGGCGGTGCGGGTCGATGCGACCGTTTCGTATGATCCGGTTTTTTTCCTTCTCTCCGTCGTCATCGCCGTGGTGGTGTCGGTTGTCGCCCTCTGGCTCTCTTTCCATCTGCGTAACGAGACGGGGGGGATCGGGTTGCTTCAAAAGGGAATCAGCGCCTTCGTGATGGGGGGGGCGATCGTCGGACTCCATTATACGGCGATGATGGCGTCGAATTTCATGCCGACCGCCTCCTCGGCGACCGCGTCGGCGGCCTCCGCGACGGGGATGAACAGCTCCTCGCTGGCATGGGGGGTCGGCATTGCGACCCTGCTTGTCCTCGGGCTGGCGTTGATCAGCTCCATGATGAGCCAGCGAATGTCGGTCGGCCCGGTCGGCATTCCGAAAGAAGCCCGGCCGGCCCGTTAA